A genomic window from Syntrophorhabdaceae bacterium includes:
- a CDS encoding acyl-CoA dehydrogenase family protein produces the protein MNFALTEEQEFFKKMITDTVNRMVVPKAGEIDEKDEFPWDLWREFTKLGYLGLRYPEEIGGMNADPVTAMIFYEQIARGSVGFAQSVIMNILMGTYFIFRFGSEEAKKRCLYPAMAGQKVATMCFTEDQSGSDLASTRTMAVKDGDSWVINGTKQWITNGPVADFATVLASTDTSLGVKGLNFYLVEKGTPGFSAGQVLDKLGCRGTVTGELVFEDVRVPEENLLGAELNKGVDYLGEILDEVRVMTGAMALGIATAAYEEGLEYARKRVAFGKAIGEYQLIRAKFADMATEMEASRLMIYSAAWRLREKLSSRKEAAMAKMFATETCLKVVDEVTRIWGANGFAREYNPQRHFRDARFLLYGGGTHEILKDFLGRMIIGKTEKRKGA, from the coding sequence ATGAATTTTGCGCTGACAGAGGAACAGGAATTCTTTAAAAAGATGATCACCGATACGGTAAACCGTATGGTCGTACCCAAGGCGGGCGAGATAGACGAGAAGGATGAATTCCCATGGGACCTGTGGCGGGAATTCACGAAGCTGGGCTACCTCGGCCTGCGGTATCCCGAAGAGATCGGGGGCATGAACGCCGATCCCGTGACCGCCATGATCTTCTACGAGCAGATTGCCCGCGGCTCCGTGGGCTTTGCCCAGAGCGTGATCATGAATATCCTCATGGGCACCTATTTCATCTTTCGTTTCGGCTCCGAAGAGGCAAAGAAGAGGTGCCTTTATCCGGCGATGGCCGGACAGAAGGTTGCCACCATGTGCTTCACCGAAGACCAGTCGGGCTCCGACCTCGCCTCCACCCGCACCATGGCCGTGAAAGACGGTGATTCATGGGTGATTAACGGAACGAAGCAGTGGATCACCAACGGCCCCGTCGCCGATTTCGCCACCGTGCTGGCGAGTACCGATACCTCTTTGGGAGTTAAGGGCCTCAACTTTTACCTCGTGGAAAAGGGGACGCCCGGATTCTCCGCGGGACAGGTCCTCGATAAGCTCGGCTGCAGGGGGACCGTCACGGGAGAGCTTGTATTCGAAGACGTGAGGGTGCCGGAAGAGAACCTTCTGGGCGCGGAGCTCAATAAAGGCGTTGATTACCTCGGGGAGATACTCGATGAGGTGAGGGTGATGACCGGGGCCATGGCCCTCGGCATCGCCACCGCCGCATATGAAGAAGGCCTCGAATATGCCCGCAAGCGTGTGGCCTTCGGCAAGGCCATCGGCGAGTATCAGCTGATCAGGGCGAAATTCGCCGATATGGCCACGGAGATGGAAGCGAGCAGGCTCATGATCTATTCGGCTGCCTGGAGGCTCCGGGAAAAGCTCTCTTCCCGCAAGGAAGCGGCCATGGCGAAGATGTTCGCCACCGAGACATGCCTCAAGGTGGTGGACGAGGTAACGAGGATCTGGGGCGCAAATGGATTCGCCCGCGAATATAACCCTCAGCGCCATTTCAGGGATGCCCGTTTCCTCCTTTACGGCGGGGGAACCCACGAGATCCTCAAGGATTTTCTCGGAAGAATGATTATAGGCAAAACGGAAAAAAGAAAGGGAGCATAA
- a CDS encoding FAD binding domain-containing protein encodes MRLPSFDVIEPKTIKEALQIMADPPGTLKVMAGGTELVSLMKLRLVTPQFVLSTRRIGALAGIEEKKKEIVIGAGTTLLEIAESPLIGERFKAAAEAASQVAAYAVQARATVGGNLLQGTRCLFYNQSELPRKGLPACHKAGGNVCSAVPGSKKCLSAYQGDMAPALISLGAMAHLKSIKESRKIPVAELYTGNGKNPLALASGELLTHLSIPLPQGVYGSSYEKIRMRKALDYPLASAAAFVSLKEGGVVDVLRVVIGAAGSAPILLSEESALYKGVHLGEKEIGEISARAFKAARVVENGPLPGAYRRKMVQVAASRALKAALLDCSRKG; translated from the coding sequence ATGAGATTGCCCTCTTTCGACGTGATTGAGCCGAAAACGATAAAGGAAGCGCTTCAGATTATGGCCGACCCTCCCGGGACCCTCAAGGTAATGGCGGGAGGAACGGAGCTTGTGAGCCTGATGAAGCTCCGTCTGGTCACTCCCCAGTTCGTACTGAGCACCAGAAGGATCGGCGCCCTTGCGGGGATAGAGGAAAAAAAGAAGGAGATCGTCATAGGCGCGGGTACGACCCTCCTCGAGATCGCGGAGTCCCCCCTGATCGGCGAAAGGTTCAAAGCCGCGGCGGAAGCTGCGTCCCAGGTTGCCGCCTATGCCGTCCAGGCAAGGGCCACGGTGGGGGGAAACCTTCTTCAGGGAACGCGGTGCCTCTTCTATAACCAGTCCGAGCTTCCCCGGAAAGGCCTGCCCGCCTGCCACAAGGCAGGAGGCAATGTGTGCAGTGCCGTGCCTGGATCGAAAAAATGCCTGAGCGCCTATCAGGGGGATATGGCCCCCGCCCTTATCAGTCTCGGCGCTATGGCCCATCTCAAATCGATAAAGGAATCGAGAAAAATCCCTGTTGCAGAGCTTTATACGGGAAACGGGAAGAACCCTCTCGCCCTGGCATCGGGCGAGCTCTTAACCCACCTGTCCATACCCCTGCCCCAGGGCGTCTACGGCTCTTCATATGAGAAGATCAGGATGAGGAAAGCCCTCGACTACCCTCTGGCCTCGGCCGCGGCCTTCGTCTCCCTGAAAGAGGGCGGTGTCGTGGATGTGCTCCGGGTGGTAATTGGAGCCGCGGGCAGCGCGCCCATACTTCTCTCCGAAGAATCTGCGTTATATAAAGGTGTTCATCTGGGAGAGAAAGAGATCGGCGAAATATCGGCCAGGGCTTTCAAGGCGGCGAGAGTCGTCGAGAACGGGCCGCTGCCGGGCGCATACAGGCGGAAGATGGTACAGGTCGCTGCCTCAAGGGCCCTCAAGGCCGCACTCCTCGACTGCAGCAGGAAAGGATAA
- a CDS encoding xanthine dehydrogenase family protein molybdopterin-binding subunit, whose amino-acid sequence MKKYSYVGKSAKRIDTASKACGEVLFTADLTLPRMLVGKVLRSPHSHARIVSIDTSKAEKLPGVKAVVTGKDGFGEKWGVFRYTQDQAFMPTDKVRYVGEEVAAVAAVDEDTALAALDLIDVRYELLPPVYTIEEAMAEGAPLIHEDKPGNLNIHVNIDVGDVEKGFRDSYLIVEDEFSAPEDSYFQSEPYAVVAQFDNNGNLEIWMPNAGPHLKAKPLSNCLHMPLSKVRVRKIAIGGHFGGRSEINPADVVCAFLAKKAKLPVKIVYTREENSVCTRQGHGMKVKIKTGVDKYGKVLARDITSYLDGGAYSSTGPIAVSVPFLCMEQAYRMDNVRFNGYRIFTNKPIRGMIRIHGRAFGTGVDLQLDMIGEKLGIDPIEMRLRNARQPGDTTPTKSFVASCGLSETIKITAEHSHFMEKFNKLPPFHGIGIGVNSVQTGFPMGIRGGSQAFIKFTEDGTVTVISGVVDNGQGNDNMIVQITSEELGLPPEDIQLVTADTEVTPSDPGSYSMCETFVGGNAVRLAAIDAKEQLFGVAAPMLKADAKDLVAKDRKIMVKDHPEISISLGKAVRTALARGQSISGQGSYWPKVDPKREWVENPYGQLCEAFSFGATIAEVKVDPETGMVEVIEVWAAQDLGMALNPKVVEGQFEGGIAMGGQGGMLTEYHLWNKGRVLNPNQLEYKVPLAADMPKINCYIVETIDPNGPYGAKESGMSVSMSAAQAYCGAICNAIGVYIKEYPITPDKILKALEEKNKSDNNKKQKK is encoded by the coding sequence ATGAAAAAATACTCATATGTGGGTAAGAGCGCCAAAAGAATTGATACGGCCTCAAAGGCATGCGGTGAAGTCCTTTTTACCGCTGACCTGACACTCCCGCGGATGCTCGTGGGCAAGGTGCTGAGGTCGCCCCATTCCCACGCACGAATAGTCAGCATCGATACATCGAAAGCGGAAAAGCTCCCGGGCGTCAAGGCGGTAGTTACCGGCAAGGACGGCTTCGGAGAGAAATGGGGCGTATTCCGCTACACCCAGGACCAGGCGTTCATGCCCACCGACAAGGTTCGCTACGTGGGAGAAGAGGTCGCCGCCGTTGCCGCGGTGGACGAGGATACAGCGCTGGCCGCCCTTGATCTCATCGACGTCCGATACGAATTACTCCCGCCCGTCTATACGATCGAGGAGGCCATGGCCGAAGGCGCCCCCCTCATCCATGAAGACAAACCGGGCAACCTCAATATCCATGTGAATATCGACGTAGGAGACGTGGAAAAAGGCTTCCGCGATTCCTATCTCATCGTGGAAGACGAATTCTCCGCCCCTGAAGATTCCTATTTCCAGTCCGAGCCTTACGCGGTAGTAGCCCAATTCGATAATAACGGCAATTTAGAGATCTGGATGCCCAACGCGGGGCCCCACCTCAAGGCAAAGCCCCTTTCGAACTGTCTCCACATGCCCTTAAGCAAGGTCCGGGTGAGAAAGATCGCCATAGGAGGCCACTTTGGAGGCAGAAGCGAGATCAACCCCGCGGACGTGGTCTGCGCCTTTCTCGCCAAAAAGGCGAAGCTGCCGGTGAAGATCGTCTATACGAGGGAAGAGAACTCCGTGTGCACCCGCCAGGGCCACGGCATGAAGGTGAAGATCAAGACCGGGGTCGATAAATACGGCAAGGTCCTCGCAAGGGATATCACCTCATACCTTGACGGCGGCGCCTATTCGAGCACGGGCCCTATCGCGGTGAGCGTCCCTTTCCTCTGCATGGAGCAGGCCTACCGCATGGACAACGTGCGCTTCAACGGCTACAGGATATTTACGAATAAGCCCATCAGGGGGATGATAAGGATTCACGGCCGCGCCTTCGGGACAGGGGTCGACCTCCAGCTCGACATGATCGGAGAGAAGCTCGGCATCGACCCCATAGAGATGCGCCTTCGCAATGCCCGGCAGCCGGGCGACACGACCCCCACGAAATCCTTCGTGGCAAGCTGCGGCCTTTCCGAGACCATCAAGATAACGGCCGAACATTCCCATTTCATGGAGAAGTTCAATAAGCTCCCCCCTTTCCACGGGATAGGGATAGGGGTTAATTCAGTGCAGACGGGCTTTCCCATGGGCATCCGGGGCGGCTCACAGGCCTTCATCAAATTCACGGAAGACGGGACGGTTACGGTCATATCGGGGGTCGTCGATAACGGTCAGGGGAACGACAATATGATCGTCCAGATCACCTCGGAGGAGCTCGGGCTCCCGCCCGAAGACATACAGCTCGTCACCGCCGATACAGAGGTCACGCCGAGCGACCCCGGCTCCTATTCCATGTGCGAGACCTTCGTCGGGGGCAATGCGGTGAGGCTCGCCGCAATCGACGCGAAAGAGCAGCTCTTCGGGGTTGCCGCGCCCATGCTCAAGGCGGATGCGAAAGACCTTGTCGCGAAAGACCGAAAGATCATGGTCAAAGACCACCCGGAGATCAGTATCTCCTTAGGTAAAGCGGTGAGGACGGCTTTGGCCCGGGGTCAGTCGATCAGCGGCCAGGGCTCGTACTGGCCCAAGGTCGATCCCAAGAGGGAATGGGTGGAGAACCCCTACGGACAGCTCTGCGAGGCCTTCTCTTTCGGCGCAACCATCGCCGAGGTAAAAGTGGACCCCGAGACCGGAATGGTCGAGGTCATCGAGGTCTGGGCGGCCCAGGACCTGGGCATGGCCTTGAACCCCAAGGTAGTGGAAGGCCAGTTCGAAGGCGGCATCGCCATGGGCGGCCAGGGCGGCATGCTTACCGAGTACCACCTCTGGAACAAAGGGCGTGTGCTGAATCCGAATCAGCTCGAATACAAGGTTCCTCTCGCGGCGGATATGCCGAAGATCAACTGCTATATCGTGGAGACCATTGATCCGAACGGGCCTTACGGGGCGAAGGAGTCGGGCATGTCCGTCTCCATGTCGGCGGCCCAGGCCTATTGCGGCGCCATATGCAACGCAATCGGGGTCTACATAAAGGAGTACCCGATTACGCCCGACAAGATACTGAAGGCCCTTGAAGAGAAGAATAAGAGTGACAATAATAAAAAGCAGAAGAAATAA
- a CDS encoding (2Fe-2S)-binding protein, with amino-acid sequence MKGIKRVITLKVNGDVHEVETYPNRTLLEVLREELSLTGTKEGCGEGACGSCTVLLDGNPVRSCLLLAIDAQDREVTTIEGLADGSRLDPLQDAFVEHHAIQCGFCTSGMILTARGLLNRHPHPTEDQIKLALSGNACRCTGYTKIIEAVKSVTEGRG; translated from the coding sequence ATGAAAGGAATAAAACGTGTCATTACCTTGAAAGTGAACGGGGATGTCCACGAAGTGGAGACTTACCCGAACCGCACGCTCCTCGAAGTGCTGCGGGAGGAGCTGAGCCTCACGGGGACGAAGGAAGGCTGCGGAGAAGGGGCATGCGGCTCCTGTACCGTGCTTCTCGACGGCAACCCGGTGAGGTCGTGCCTCCTTCTCGCAATAGATGCCCAGGACCGGGAAGTCACCACCATTGAAGGGCTCGCGGATGGGTCCCGGCTCGACCCCCTGCAGGACGCCTTCGTCGAGCACCACGCCATCCAGTGCGGCTTCTGCACGTCAGGCATGATCCTCACGGCAAGGGGGCTGCTCAACAGGCATCCTCATCCCACGGAAGACCAGATCAAGCTCGCCCTTTCGGGCAACGCGTGCCGCTGCACGGGGTATACGAAGATCATCGAAGCGGTGAAATCGGTCACCGAGGGCAGGGGGTAA
- a CDS encoding CoA transferase: protein MNIFKNITFLSLEQATVLPYLSYRMAMDGVKVIRLEHPVYGDPNRMIGENRLGEERMNTYFMAINSGKKALSLDLAAPEGKDILRDLITKLDVDIFATNQLPRNYEKLGIDYETLKSIKPDIIWVGLTGFGPDSNEAAYDPILQARSGLMELTGEADGDPEVLGIPLPDMGTSEHAYGLVMKALYKKAMTGEGERIDLSMFMSSTSWLTVAVTLTKSFGNKISRRGNTHEFFAPVSVYETKDGFAYIAVGNDRQWASFTQLPGFESLAKPEYEKNSGRIKDVKNLNRKITEIMKTWTTDEMIDLCNKATIAISRVNKIEDMLEDPYVKDNLLVSTDPKTGTKIWMAPPPFMTPFLKESGKELTFPPRFGEHNDEIYRSILGYDEAKLKEFTEKKVI, encoded by the coding sequence ATGAATATATTCAAAAATATTACGTTCCTATCCCTTGAACAGGCTACGGTCCTTCCCTACCTGAGTTACCGGATGGCCATGGACGGTGTGAAGGTCATAAGGCTCGAGCACCCCGTATACGGGGACCCGAACCGCATGATCGGCGAGAACCGCCTGGGTGAAGAGCGGATGAACACCTATTTCATGGCAATAAATTCCGGCAAGAAGGCCCTCTCCCTTGACCTGGCCGCGCCTGAGGGCAAGGATATACTGAGAGACCTCATTACGAAACTGGATGTCGATATATTCGCCACGAACCAGTTGCCTAGGAACTACGAAAAGCTCGGCATCGATTACGAGACCCTGAAGTCCATAAAGCCCGACATCATCTGGGTCGGCCTCACGGGTTTCGGCCCCGATAGCAATGAGGCGGCCTACGACCCCATTCTCCAGGCCCGCTCCGGTCTCATGGAGCTCACCGGAGAGGCGGACGGCGACCCCGAGGTGCTGGGCATCCCCCTGCCTGATATGGGCACGAGCGAGCATGCTTACGGCCTCGTAATGAAGGCCCTCTATAAAAAGGCGATGACGGGCGAGGGGGAGCGGATCGACCTCTCTATGTTCATGTCGAGCACTTCCTGGCTCACGGTAGCCGTCACACTGACCAAATCTTTCGGGAACAAGATCAGCCGCAGGGGCAACACCCACGAGTTTTTCGCCCCTGTCTCGGTCTATGAGACGAAGGACGGCTTCGCCTATATCGCGGTGGGAAACGACCGCCAGTGGGCCTCCTTCACCCAGCTCCCCGGTTTCGAATCACTGGCGAAACCTGAATATGAGAAGAATTCGGGGCGAATCAAAGACGTGAAGAATCTGAACCGGAAGATCACGGAAATCATGAAGACATGGACCACCGATGAGATGATCGACCTGTGCAACAAGGCGACCATCGCCATATCGAGAGTCAATAAAATAGAAGATATGCTCGAGGACCCCTATGTAAAAGATAACCTCCTCGTGAGCACCGACCCGAAGACGGGTACGAAGATATGGATGGCCCCGCCCCCCTTCATGACGCCTTTTCTCAAGGAGAGCGGCAAGGAGCTGACCTTTCCTCCCCGTTTCGGAGAGCACAATGACGAGATCTACCGCTCCATCCTCGGGTATGATGAGGCAAAACTGAAGGAGTTTACGGAAAAGAAGGTAATTTGA
- a CDS encoding VOC family protein — MKISKIDHLCLVVRDLEAAKKTYQNDLGLTPDVEYEAPQESIKVARYYIGEVAVELMEPTSPDSEVGRFIEHKGEGLFLISYKVDSVDDALKELKDKGVPLIDEKPRHLFGNRYAFIHHPGKLYGALTEILDGDFDINAKS, encoded by the coding sequence ATGAAAATCAGTAAAATAGATCATCTCTGCCTTGTGGTCCGTGATCTGGAAGCAGCGAAGAAGACCTACCAAAACGACCTGGGGCTTACGCCCGACGTGGAGTATGAAGCGCCCCAGGAGAGCATCAAGGTCGCACGCTATTACATAGGAGAGGTCGCGGTCGAACTCATGGAGCCCACGAGCCCCGACAGCGAAGTAGGGAGATTCATCGAGCATAAGGGCGAAGGACTCTTCCTCATCTCCTACAAGGTCGACAGTGTCGACGACGCACTCAAGGAATTAAAAGACAAAGGGGTTCCCCTCATCGACGAGAAACCACGTCATCTATTTGGCAACAGGTATGCGTTTATTCACCATCCGGGAAAACTTTACGGCGCTTTGACGGAAATACTGGACGGCGATTTCGATATTAATGCGAAATCCTGA
- a CDS encoding acyl-CoA dehydrogenase family protein, translating into MDFSFTDGQRFFRDRISRALEELVAPHAASMDKEDAFPKEVFRSLGKLGYYGIRYPEKVGGMAGDCTTFTIFAEELAKVSIGFAATVTMQCLMGTDFIHRFGTEEQKERLLVPAIKGEKMGVIAFTEPDCGSDLGAIRTRAVRDGDGYILKGRKLWITNAGHADFFTVAATTDPAKRVGGIAFFLIEKGTPGFSLGQKIGKIAARGTDAGELMLEDVRVPKENLLGEEGKGAYYLNAILSEIRIMIAALGLGLAESARAAGLKYAKERHAFGKQIGKFQLIQEKIAEMEVRIRTAWLLTYYAAWLKDRGGFPMKEAAMAKLHSTETACYVVDEVTRIHGAYGIAEEFPAQRFFRDARFLLFGGGTSEILKTVIAKESFLSPGEGSHRGLPA; encoded by the coding sequence ATGGATTTCAGCTTTACCGACGGACAGAGGTTCTTTAGAGACCGGATATCGCGGGCCCTGGAAGAATTGGTGGCGCCCCATGCCGCCTCTATGGACAAAGAAGACGCGTTCCCGAAGGAGGTCTTCCGCTCATTGGGGAAGCTCGGCTACTACGGCATCAGGTATCCCGAAAAAGTCGGGGGCATGGCCGGCGACTGCACGACCTTCACCATCTTCGCGGAGGAGCTGGCAAAGGTTTCCATCGGTTTCGCGGCCACCGTGACCATGCAGTGTCTCATGGGCACCGATTTTATCCACCGTTTCGGCACTGAGGAACAGAAAGAGCGCCTTCTCGTGCCGGCCATCAAAGGGGAAAAGATGGGGGTCATCGCCTTCACCGAGCCCGACTGCGGCTCCGATCTCGGGGCCATCAGGACCCGGGCGGTCAGAGACGGCGACGGATACATATTGAAAGGGAGAAAACTCTGGATCACCAACGCCGGCCACGCCGATTTTTTTACCGTGGCAGCCACCACCGACCCCGCGAAGCGAGTAGGGGGCATTGCCTTTTTCCTCATAGAGAAAGGGACCCCCGGTTTTTCCCTGGGTCAGAAGATCGGGAAAATTGCCGCAAGGGGGACCGACGCCGGGGAGCTCATGTTGGAGGACGTGAGGGTCCCGAAAGAAAACCTTCTGGGCGAGGAGGGCAAGGGCGCCTACTACCTGAACGCCATCCTCTCGGAGATAAGGATCATGATCGCTGCCCTGGGTCTCGGGCTCGCGGAAAGTGCCCGCGCCGCGGGACTTAAATACGCGAAGGAGCGGCATGCCTTCGGCAAGCAAATCGGCAAATTCCAGCTTATCCAGGAGAAGATCGCCGAGATGGAAGTGAGGATCCGCACCGCGTGGCTTCTCACCTACTATGCGGCATGGCTCAAGGACCGGGGAGGCTTTCCCATGAAAGAGGCTGCCATGGCGAAGCTCCACTCCACGGAAACAGCGTGTTACGTGGTAGACGAGGTGACGAGGATCCACGGGGCCTATGGGATCGCCGAGGAATTCCCCGCCCAGCGGTTCTTCAGGGATGCCCGTTTCCTCCTTTTCGGAGGCGGCACCTCGGAGATACTGAAGACGGTGATCGCGAAAGAGAGCTTCCTGTCACCCGGCGAAGGTTCCCATCGGGGCCTGCCCGCGTGA
- a CDS encoding TRAP transporter substrate-binding protein produces the protein MITLKYANFPPATTFPCVQMERWAKEVEKRTSGKVKVQTFPGGTLLPAKNIFDGVLTGMADIGNFAMSYQPGRFPISEAVDLPLGFRSARAASLALYDLVEKYQPKEFEKVKIITLFTCPPADIMSSKPVRSLKDLKGMELRVSGTGSDVIKRLGGIPVAMPQSETPEAIQKGVVKGIVSSMEVLKDFNFAAYCPFATDTNLFVVSFAVVMNKDKWNSLPADVKKVLDDLRREQADWTGKYVDDHVAEALTWSKQKYNHQVIQLPAAEKAEIPKLLKPMIDDYIKRVSGQGLPGDQIVKDVLLLKAKYDKNGK, from the coding sequence GTGATAACCCTCAAATATGCAAACTTCCCGCCTGCCACGACCTTTCCGTGCGTGCAGATGGAGAGGTGGGCGAAGGAAGTGGAAAAGAGGACCAGCGGCAAGGTAAAGGTCCAGACTTTCCCCGGCGGGACCCTGCTTCCCGCGAAGAATATCTTTGACGGCGTCCTGACCGGCATGGCAGACATCGGCAACTTCGCCATGAGCTACCAGCCGGGCCGCTTCCCCATCTCGGAGGCGGTCGACCTGCCCCTGGGCTTCAGAAGCGCCCGTGCCGCGAGCCTCGCTCTCTACGACCTCGTTGAAAAATATCAGCCCAAGGAGTTCGAGAAGGTAAAGATCATCACCCTCTTCACCTGCCCGCCCGCGGACATCATGTCGAGTAAGCCCGTCAGGTCGCTCAAGGACCTTAAAGGCATGGAGCTTCGCGTATCCGGCACGGGCTCCGACGTGATCAAGCGTCTCGGGGGCATCCCCGTTGCCATGCCCCAGTCCGAAACACCCGAGGCCATTCAGAAGGGTGTGGTCAAAGGGATCGTCTCTTCCATGGAGGTCCTCAAGGACTTCAACTTCGCCGCCTACTGCCCCTTTGCCACGGACACGAACCTTTTCGTGGTCTCCTTTGCCGTGGTCATGAACAAGGACAAGTGGAACTCCCTGCCCGCCGACGTGAAGAAGGTGCTCGACGACCTGAGGCGCGAGCAGGCGGACTGGACGGGTAAATATGTGGACGACCATGTGGCGGAAGCCCTCACATGGTCGAAGCAGAAGTATAATCATCAGGTAATCCAGCTCCCCGCCGCGGAAAAGGCGGAGATACCCAAGCTCCTGAAGCCCATGATCGACGACTACATCAAGAGGGTAAGCGGACAGGGCCTTCCGGGAGATCAGATCGTAAAGGACGTACTTCTTCTGAAAGCGAAATATGACAAGAACGGTAAATGA
- the meaB gene encoding methylmalonyl Co-A mutase-associated GTPase MeaB, whose product MTELAEKIREGNEMSAARLITMIEEGSEAGYAALAELYPHVGHGHVIGVTGSPGTGKSTLINKMAVNLSAKGKKVGIIAVDPTSMRGRGAFLGDRLRMNDADKLEGVFIRSMAHRGYPGGISRATPGAVYVMEALGKDVILVESVGVGQTDMGVATISDTTVSVLTPDYGDDIQLLKAGIAEVGDVIVVNKKDKGGAEETALDLECAVMETETDAASGWRPPVILTEARKGEGTEAVVKALASHLKYLEREGKRQVKREEGLRAIVLALLKESLWRSFLAKAEREGTLGAVMEDVDARKIDPYTAMLRILGDS is encoded by the coding sequence TTGACGGAACTTGCGGAAAAAATACGCGAGGGGAACGAGATGAGCGCGGCGCGCCTTATCACCATGATCGAGGAGGGGAGCGAGGCCGGATATGCCGCCCTCGCGGAGCTTTACCCTCACGTAGGGCACGGCCACGTCATCGGCGTCACCGGCTCTCCCGGTACGGGCAAGAGTACCCTTATTAATAAGATGGCCGTTAATTTATCGGCCAAAGGCAAAAAAGTGGGCATTATCGCCGTCGACCCCACGAGCATGAGGGGAAGGGGAGCTTTCCTGGGCGACCGCCTGCGAATGAATGATGCGGATAAACTTGAAGGCGTATTCATACGCTCCATGGCTCACAGGGGATATCCCGGGGGCATCTCACGGGCTACCCCGGGCGCCGTCTATGTAATGGAGGCCCTCGGGAAAGACGTGATCCTCGTGGAGAGCGTGGGGGTCGGCCAGACGGATATGGGCGTTGCCACAATTTCCGATACCACCGTCTCGGTCCTCACCCCGGATTACGGGGACGACATCCAGCTCCTCAAGGCGGGGATCGCGGAAGTGGGGGATGTCATCGTAGTGAATAAGAAAGACAAAGGGGGGGCGGAAGAGACTGCCCTCGATCTTGAATGCGCCGTGATGGAGACAGAGACCGATGCAGCTTCAGGGTGGCGGCCCCCGGTGATCCTTACGGAAGCGAGAAAAGGCGAGGGGACCGAGGCGGTCGTCAAGGCCCTTGCCTCCCATCTGAAATATCTGGAGCGGGAGGGAAAGAGGCAGGTCAAAAGAGAGGAAGGCTTGAGGGCGATAGTACTTGCCCTTTTAAAGGAATCCTTATGGCGGTCATTCCTTGCAAAGGCGGAACGGGAAGGAACGCTCGGGGCGGTCATGGAGGACGTGGACGCGAGAAAGATCGACCCTTACACAGCGATGCTCAGGATTCTCGGAGATTCATGA
- a CDS encoding TRAP transporter small permease, with translation MDYLDRINLFLNKILLILGGIAVLSLMSLATGNVVLRIFHIPFRGAYEIVSFLGAVVIAFALGYTQKRKDHIVVDILTEKFPKKLNRVLDRINYFVTLLFFSVITWQTYVWGMKIWDSNEVSETLKVIYYPFVFCVSLGFGVLALTLLVDLLKTFRKKGEI, from the coding sequence ATGGATTACCTGGATAGAATAAACCTCTTCCTCAACAAGATCCTCTTGATCCTGGGCGGGATCGCGGTCTTAAGTCTTATGAGCCTCGCCACGGGCAACGTGGTGCTCAGGATCTTTCATATCCCCTTCAGGGGCGCCTATGAGATCGTCTCCTTTCTGGGAGCGGTGGTGATCGCCTTCGCTCTCGGCTACACTCAGAAGAGAAAAGACCACATCGTCGTCGATATCCTTACCGAAAAATTCCCCAAAAAATTGAACAGGGTCCTCGATAGGATCAATTACTTCGTGACCCTCCTCTTCTTTTCCGTCATTACATGGCAGACCTATGTATGGGGGATGAAGATATGGGATTCGAACGAGGTGTCGGAGACCCTGAAGGTGATCTACTACCCCTTCGTCTTTTGCGTCTCCCTCGGGTTCGGGGTGCTGGCCCTCACCCTCCTGGTCGATCTTTTGAAGACATTCCGCAAGAAAGGGGAGATTTAG